The genome window GCTATACACACAACACCTAGATAAAGTATAAAGAACAACCATTATCAATATACATATATGTttttttgatttataaaatattttaacaggaAACAACAAGCACGTTACATGCAAATAGAATCATAACATTAGCTTAAGACTTTATTATACAGTGTTAGAAAACATCCACGTTATatgtataatatttataaatatttaaacaaactTAAACTAAACAGAGGCTAATTCCCCAACAGAAAACCTGAAACGACGGTGACTGAAGCTTGTGATGTATACAAGAGCTAAACTCGGGTTCGTTTCTGCGCAAAACTAATGAAGATGGTCAGGTCTTGCGTTGGACAATCTCACCCGTTTTGGTCTAGACATCAACCACCATCTTTTTGTGGATGTCGGTGTTACCCACCACGTTGCAGAACTCCTCGAACGAGATCTTTCCGTCCTCGTCCTTGTCCGCGAACAGAATTGTCTTATCAACGATTTGTTGCAACTGGGTGTCTTTCAGGTTATTACCGACCATCATTTTCAATACCTACAACTCTCTCTCTCGTACACAACTCCTACCCCTACTACATGCTAACAGACACTCACTTGAAACAATTCCCCGTTGGAGATGAACCCGTCATTGTCCATGTCGTAGATTCGAAACGCGAACCTCAGCTTAGAGAGCTTGTCCCCCTTAACGCTAAATTGCGAGACTCCCTGGATAAATTCTGCAATGAAACGTTCCACCGTCATCCCACGTAACTCGATTTACCACGCTACTTTTTAAAACTACCACAACCACACCGCCAATATTCAAACTGAAATATTCCAAtcgaaaaagaaaccaaaacCGAACCGACtagaaatttgcatttttgcaaataacaaAAAAGGGGATAAAACC of Tenebrio molitor chromosome 6, icTenMoli1.1, whole genome shotgun sequence contains these proteins:
- the LOC138132493 gene encoding calcineurin subunit B type 2, translating into MGNESSLPMELCSNFDADEIRRLGKRFRKLDLDNSGALSIDEFMSLPELQQNPLVQRVIDIFDADGNGEVDFKEFIQGVSQFSVKGDKLSKLRFAFRIYDMDNDGFISNGELFQVLKMMVGNNLKDTQLQQIVDKTILFADKDEDGKISFEEFCNVVGNTDIHKKMVVDV